One Streptomyces sp. R28 DNA window includes the following coding sequences:
- a CDS encoding endonuclease/exonuclease/phosphatase family protein — translation MNHTGSLSRRTALASLAGAALATTAAFPASAAERHGRRSVRFATFNASLNRSTQGALITDLSTPDNAQARNAAETIQRVDPDILLINEFDYDDRGEAVRLFLRNYLSVGQGGAKPIRFPYHFTGPVNTGVATGVDLDGKNGAVTTPGSDAYGQDAYGYGWFPGQYGMVVLSKYPIDTRAVRTFQRFLWKDMPGHVMPSGYYSDEARAILRLSSKSHWDVPVCIGHSTVHFLVSHPTPPTFDGTEDRNGRRNHDEIRLWADYIGGRGRSSYLYDDQGVRGGLRSGARFVIAGDNNADPYDGDSYHHAIRQLLDHPAVNLPATPPASAGAVEAAKLQGGANASHTGDPAYDTGDFGDTAPGNLRVDYVLPSKGLIPGANGVFWPTSDDPLYRLVGNGTTVPTSDHRMVWQDVRLG, via the coding sequence TCCCGCCGCACGGCGCTCGCCTCTCTCGCCGGTGCGGCACTGGCCACGACCGCGGCGTTCCCGGCCTCGGCGGCCGAGCGGCACGGCCGCCGGTCCGTACGGTTCGCCACGTTCAACGCCTCCCTGAACCGCTCCACCCAGGGTGCGCTGATCACCGACCTGTCCACGCCGGACAACGCCCAGGCGCGCAACGCCGCCGAGACCATCCAGCGGGTCGACCCGGACATCCTCCTGATCAACGAGTTCGACTACGACGACCGGGGCGAGGCGGTCCGTCTGTTCCTGCGCAACTACCTGTCCGTCGGCCAGGGCGGAGCGAAGCCGATCCGCTTCCCGTACCACTTCACCGGCCCGGTGAACACGGGCGTCGCCACGGGTGTGGACCTCGACGGCAAGAACGGCGCGGTCACGACACCCGGTTCGGACGCGTACGGGCAGGACGCGTACGGCTACGGCTGGTTCCCCGGGCAGTACGGCATGGTCGTCCTGTCGAAGTACCCGATCGACACGCGCGCGGTGCGGACCTTCCAGCGCTTCCTGTGGAAGGACATGCCGGGCCACGTCATGCCCTCGGGCTACTACAGCGACGAGGCCCGCGCGATCCTCCGGCTGTCGTCGAAGAGCCACTGGGACGTGCCCGTGTGCATCGGACACTCCACCGTGCACTTCCTGGTCTCCCACCCGACCCCGCCCACCTTCGACGGCACCGAGGACCGCAACGGCCGCCGCAACCACGACGAGATCCGGCTGTGGGCCGACTACATCGGCGGGCGCGGCCGCAGCTCCTACCTCTACGACGACCAGGGCGTGCGCGGCGGGCTGCGGTCCGGGGCGCGGTTCGTGATCGCGGGCGACAACAACGCCGATCCGTACGACGGCGACAGCTACCACCACGCCATACGGCAGCTGCTCGACCACCCGGCGGTGAACCTCCCGGCCACTCCCCCGGCCAGCGCGGGCGCCGTGGAGGCCGCGAAGCTCCAGGGCGGCGCCAACGCCTCGCACACCGGCGACCCGGCGTACGACACCGGCGACTTCGGCGACACCGCTCCCGGGAACCTGCGCGTCGACTACGTCCTGCCGTCCAAGGGCCTGATACCGGGCGCGAACGGCGTGTTCTGGCCGACGTCCGACGACCCGCTGTACCGGCTGGTCGGGAACGGCACGACGGTGCCGACATCCGATCACCGGATGGTGTGGCAGGACGTGCGCCTGGGCTGA